The genomic window AAAGCAAAATATTCTGATAAAAAATTCGATCGACATTCTAAACCTGATCAAACTTTGAGTAGAAATTCTAAAGATGATATGCCCTCACGTTCTTTTCGAAATTCTAGATATGAAAGACCATCTCGAGATAGATATTCTAGAGATGAAAGAAAACCTGAAATGCATACTGTAACATGTGGTGATTGTGGAGATGAATGCCAAATACCATTTGAACCAAAATTTAACAGACCTGTTTATTGCAGTAAATGTTTTCAAAAAAATAAACCACAAGAGTCTCGAGATAGATATTCCAGAGATGAACCAAGATCTCGAGATAGATATTCCAGAGATGAACCAAGATCTCGAGATAGATATTCCAGAGATGAACCAAGATCTCGAGATAGATATTCCAGAGATGAACCAAGATCTC from Nitrosarchaeum sp. includes these protein-coding regions:
- a CDS encoding CxxC-x17-CxxC domain-containing protein; translated protein: MDLYKAKYSDKKFDRHSKPDQTLSRNSKDDMPSRSFRNSRYERPSRDRYSRDERKPEMHTVTCGDCGDECQIPFEPKFNRPVYCSKCFQKNKPQESRDRYSRDEPRSRDRYSRDEPRSRDRYSRDEPRSRDRYSRDEPRS